One Kaistella polysaccharea DNA segment encodes these proteins:
- a CDS encoding ABC transporter permease translates to MLALFKKELLTYFGNWSAWIIIGAFSLIGTLFLFFFENDFNIFDIGTATLQSYFVLIPWLMLLIIPALSMKTLAEEEQSGTLSWLFSQPLKISDIILGKFFAVWVLGILCLIPSLFYLYTVYVLGITFGNIDLGATFGSYFGSVLLIGAFASVGTFASSLSSNQIMAYLLGVLISFFLYFGIEQLASYKLLGAADYYLSNLGFYKHFLSFTRGLIDTRDVFYFLLVIFLFLFSAKIIVEKKK, encoded by the coding sequence ATGTTGGCACTATTTAAAAAAGAACTTTTGACTTATTTTGGAAACTGGAGCGCCTGGATCATTATCGGAGCGTTCAGTCTTATCGGGACATTATTTCTTTTTTTCTTTGAGAATGATTTTAATATTTTCGATATTGGTACGGCGACATTACAAAGTTATTTCGTTCTTATTCCGTGGCTAATGCTTCTGATAATTCCCGCACTTTCTATGAAAACCTTAGCAGAAGAGGAACAATCTGGAACCCTAAGTTGGCTTTTTTCTCAACCTTTAAAAATTTCTGACATCATTCTGGGAAAATTTTTTGCAGTTTGGGTTTTAGGAATTTTATGTTTGATTCCTTCTCTATTTTATCTTTACACGGTTTACGTTTTAGGAATTACCTTTGGCAATATCGATTTAGGCGCAACTTTCGGCAGCTATTTTGGTTCTGTATTATTGATTGGCGCATTTGCTTCCGTCGGAACTTTTGCGTCTTCTCTCTCCTCCAATCAAATCATGGCTTATTTATTGGGCGTTCTCATTTCGTTTTTCCTTTATTTTGGGATTGAACAATTGGCAAGTTATAAACTTTTGGGCGCTGCAGATTACTACTTATCGAATCTGGGTTTCTACAAACATTTTCTGTCTTTCACCCGAGGTTTAATAGATACGCGCGATGTTTTTTATTTCCTACTCGTCATCTTTCTATTTTTATTTTCAGCGAAAATCATCGTAGAAAAGAAGAAATAA
- a CDS encoding CopD family protein — protein sequence MLYTILKAVHIIFMVSYFAGIFYLVRLFVYYKDTDEFEEQKKEILRNQYVFMATRLWNIITVPAGIIMLVSGLTLIFLNFGLMKTPWFHLKLTFLLGLAAYHWWCWKKLRQMKELHGGTFPMANIKLRQANEIATFLLFLVVFTVILKSMVIAFWWQLIVGFIVLVGSIMLTVKLVNKKKS from the coding sequence ATGTTATACACGATTCTTAAAGCCGTACATATCATTTTTATGGTCAGCTATTTTGCCGGGATATTTTATCTGGTGCGACTTTTTGTTTATTATAAAGACACCGATGAATTTGAAGAGCAGAAAAAAGAAATTCTCCGAAATCAGTACGTTTTTATGGCGACCAGATTATGGAATATCATCACTGTTCCTGCCGGAATAATTATGCTGGTTTCTGGACTCACTTTAATTTTTTTGAATTTTGGATTAATGAAAACACCATGGTTTCATCTTAAACTTACATTTCTCTTAGGTTTAGCAGCCTACCATTGGTGGTGTTGGAAAAAATTGCGACAAATGAAAGAATTACACGGCGGTACTTTTCCCATGGCAAATATTAAATTACGTCAGGCAAATGAAATTGCGACATTCCTTCTTTTTCTGGTTGTATTTACTGTCATTTTAAAATCGATGGTTATTGCATTTTGGTGGCAATTAATTGTCGGATTTATCGTTCTAGTGGGCAGTATTATGTTGACCGTTAAACTGGTTAATAAAAAGAAATCTTAA
- a CDS encoding SAM hydrolase/SAM-dependent halogenase family protein produces the protein MAVITFTSDYGLIDHRVAAVKGKILTLKEDVTIVDITHEIQAYNLLQTAYIVRNAYPFFPKGTVHIISVDSFHTPERKFLLYKADGHYFIAADNGILSLIFYDLKPEAVYEITFNSGYEDDLHFTSTDIFAPVAVHLQNGGLPEVIGRKFKEPKQLSFPRAVFNESERFLVGEIMYVDNFGNVVSNIHRKFFEKCCIGYDRFIVKFRNLALSRIHNQYTDIVYDWTKEHEFHGKAAAVFNDADLLELTIYKGNRDNGAKTLFGLQVGENIYVEFEK, from the coding sequence ATGGCAGTTATTACTTTTACCTCCGATTACGGACTAATTGATCACCGAGTTGCAGCGGTGAAGGGTAAAATATTGACCCTAAAAGAAGATGTAACAATAGTAGACATTACCCATGAAATTCAGGCGTATAACTTACTGCAAACCGCTTATATTGTAAGAAACGCCTATCCTTTTTTTCCAAAAGGTACCGTACATATTATTTCAGTCGACAGCTTCCATACGCCAGAGCGAAAATTTCTTCTATATAAGGCTGACGGCCACTATTTTATTGCTGCCGATAACGGAATTTTAAGTCTTATTTTTTACGATTTGAAACCTGAAGCTGTTTACGAAATTACCTTCAACAGCGGTTATGAAGACGATTTACACTTTACTTCCACCGATATTTTTGCGCCGGTTGCAGTTCACTTACAAAATGGCGGTCTGCCAGAAGTGATCGGTCGTAAATTTAAAGAACCAAAACAACTTTCTTTTCCGCGAGCCGTATTTAACGAAAGCGAACGATTTCTGGTTGGTGAAATTATGTATGTTGATAATTTCGGTAACGTGGTATCAAATATTCACCGAAAATTTTTCGAAAAATGTTGTATTGGTTATGACCGATTCATTGTAAAATTCAGAAATCTTGCGCTTTCTAGAATTCATAATCAATATACCGATATCGTCTACGATTGGACAAAAGAACATGAATTTCATGGCAAAGCAGCAGCTGTTTTTAATGATGCAGATTTGCTAGAACTTACCATCTACAAAGGAAATCGTGATAATGGGGCAAAAACTTTATTTGGCTTACAGGTTGGCGAAAATATTTATGTAGAATTCGAAAAGTAA
- a CDS encoding PhoH family protein translates to MFELNYEIVGIDSKSFYGVNNQYFNLLKSKFPTLKITGRDHSVFAKGNQEALDVFRAKLEDIINFLSDNNSMTLKDVEGILNFKDDAEKQLVFDQDIIVKGVNGKIIKAKTTNLKKLVKVSETKDMVFAIGPAGTGKTYTSVALAVRALRDKEVKRIILTRPAVEAGESLGFLPGDLKEKLDPYLQPLYDALRDMIPHEKLEGFIEKKVIEVAPLAFMRGRTLDEAFVILDEAQNTTHSQMKMFLTRMGMNAKFIITGDPSQVDLPMRQKSGLQESMRILKDVDEIGFVHLTEEDVVRHPVVRKIINAYGREEKRQREE, encoded by the coding sequence ATGTTTGAACTCAACTATGAAATCGTAGGAATAGATTCTAAAAGTTTTTACGGCGTAAATAATCAATATTTTAATTTATTGAAATCAAAATTCCCTACTCTTAAAATTACAGGAAGAGACCATTCGGTCTTCGCGAAAGGAAATCAGGAAGCGCTGGATGTTTTTCGGGCTAAACTGGAGGATATAATAAATTTTTTATCTGATAATAATTCAATGACATTAAAAGATGTTGAGGGCATCTTAAATTTTAAAGACGATGCGGAAAAACAATTGGTTTTTGATCAGGATATCATTGTTAAAGGCGTAAACGGTAAAATTATTAAAGCGAAAACCACCAACCTCAAAAAGTTGGTTAAAGTTTCTGAAACAAAAGATATGGTCTTCGCGATCGGTCCGGCGGGAACTGGTAAAACATATACCAGCGTTGCTTTGGCAGTTCGGGCTTTGCGCGATAAAGAAGTAAAAAGAATAATTCTTACCCGACCAGCAGTAGAAGCTGGGGAAAGTCTGGGATTTTTGCCGGGCGATTTAAAAGAAAAGTTAGATCCGTATTTACAGCCACTTTACGATGCGTTGCGCGATATGATTCCGCATGAGAAATTAGAAGGTTTTATTGAGAAAAAAGTTATAGAAGTTGCGCCGCTCGCTTTTATGAGAGGCCGTACTTTAGACGAAGCTTTCGTCATTTTAGACGAAGCGCAAAATACAACTCATTCTCAGATGAAAATGTTTCTTACCCGAATGGGAATGAATGCAAAATTTATTATCACGGGCGATCCAAGTCAGGTTGATTTGCCGATGCGCCAGAAATCAGGTCTACAAGAATCGATGCGGATTCTAAAAGACGTCGACGAAATTGGATTTGTACATCTTACTGAAGAAGATGTGGTTCGCCATCCTGTGGTGAGAAAAATTATCAACGCGTACGGCCGCGAAGAAAAAAGACAGCGGGAAGAGTAG
- the ffh gene encoding signal recognition particle protein, translated as MFNSLQDKLDKALHNISGRGKITEINVAETVKEIRRALVDADVNYKVAKDLTKRVQDEALGQNVLTSLTPGQLMTKIVHTELVALMGSTHEGINLSGKPSVILIAGLQGSGKTTFSGKLANYLKQKRSKKPLLVACDVYRPAAIEQLKVLGGQVGIPVYTEEGALNPSSIAENAVKFAKENGHDVVIVDTAGRLAIDEAMMNEIKSVHYFIKPDETLFVVDSMTGQDAVNTAKAFNDALNFDGVVLTKLDGDTRGGAALTIRSVVEKPIKFISTGEKMEALDVFYPERMADRILGMGDVVSLVERAQEQFDEEEAKKLHKKIAKNEFGFDDFLKQINQIKKMGNMKDLMGMIPGVGKAIKDVDIQDDAFKHIEAIIHSMTPEERRRPSIINTQRKNRIAKGAGRKIEDVNALMKQFEQMGKMMKMMQGPQGKQMMEMMSKGMPKGAGMPGGNLFGK; from the coding sequence ATGTTTAATAGCTTACAGGATAAATTAGATAAAGCGCTTCACAATATTTCTGGGCGCGGGAAAATTACCGAAATTAACGTTGCTGAAACCGTAAAGGAAATTCGCCGCGCGTTGGTTGATGCCGATGTGAATTATAAAGTTGCGAAAGATTTAACCAAAAGAGTTCAGGACGAAGCACTCGGTCAAAATGTATTGACCAGTTTAACGCCGGGACAATTAATGACCAAAATCGTTCATACCGAATTGGTAGCATTAATGGGTTCTACGCACGAAGGAATTAATCTCTCTGGTAAGCCCAGTGTTATTCTTATTGCCGGTTTGCAAGGTTCTGGTAAAACAACCTTCTCCGGAAAATTAGCAAATTATCTTAAACAAAAACGCAGTAAAAAACCCCTTTTAGTAGCTTGTGACGTTTACCGTCCGGCGGCGATTGAGCAGTTGAAAGTTTTAGGAGGCCAAGTTGGTATTCCTGTTTATACAGAAGAAGGCGCACTAAATCCGTCTTCCATTGCGGAAAACGCGGTAAAATTTGCAAAGGAAAATGGTCACGATGTTGTGATTGTAGATACCGCAGGTCGTTTGGCGATTGATGAAGCGATGATGAACGAAATTAAATCTGTTCATTATTTTATTAAACCTGACGAAACGCTTTTCGTGGTTGACTCCATGACAGGACAGGATGCCGTAAATACTGCGAAAGCCTTTAATGATGCTTTGAATTTTGACGGTGTTGTTCTTACCAAATTAGATGGTGATACGCGAGGTGGAGCTGCTTTGACCATTCGTTCTGTAGTAGAAAAACCAATTAAGTTTATTTCTACAGGGGAAAAAATGGAAGCACTTGATGTTTTCTATCCGGAAAGGATGGCGGATCGTATTCTTGGAATGGGGGATGTTGTTTCCTTGGTTGAAAGAGCGCAGGAACAGTTTGACGAAGAAGAGGCCAAAAAACTTCATAAAAAAATTGCCAAAAATGAATTTGGTTTTGATGATTTCTTAAAACAAATCAATCAGATCAAAAAAATGGGAAATATGAAGGATCTGATGGGAATGATTCCAGGAGTTGGGAAAGCCATCAAAGATGTAGATATTCAAGATGACGCTTTCAAACATATTGAAGCGATCATTCATTCGATGACACCAGAAGAAAGAAGAAGACCTTCTATCATCAATACTCAAAGAAAAAACCGAATTGCAAAAGGTGCCGGAAGAAAAATCGAAGATGTAAATGCTTTGATGAAACAATTTGAGCAAATGGGCAAAATGATGAAGATGATGCAAGGTCCACAAGGAAAACAGATGATGGAAATGATGAGCAAAGGAATGCCGAAAGGGGCAGGAATGCCTGGTGGTAATTTGTTTGGAAAATAA
- the atpB gene encoding F0F1 ATP synthase subunit A, translating to MNKRISSLFLLLFLTLSGVFTYAQEHVEANAPKSLEQKIQEDNQKFNAKDMIMSHISDANEWHLWTLNEGTPEEKHVSIPLPVIIKDKNGLHTFMSSAIAHGHEHEGYTLDHGIVKSTQGLEQAKLFSVMSGKHNSDNAFYDFSITKNVAAIFISIFFMLLIFIGMARGYAKSLVPSGAGRFMEPLILFIRDEVAIPNIGAKKYKKYMPYLLTVFFFIWFNNMFGLIPFAPFGYNLTGNIATTAVLAIITLLITVFSANKDYWKHIFMPPVPLLLYPIMVPIEIIGVFTKPFALMMRLFANITAGHIMILAIMSLIFIFKTPLLGFASVPLGLFISVLELLVAALQAYIFTVLSALFIGIAVQEHEHEGAH from the coding sequence ATGAACAAGAGAATTTCTTCTTTATTTTTACTTTTATTTCTAACGCTTTCCGGTGTTTTTACTTATGCGCAAGAGCATGTAGAAGCTAATGCACCCAAAAGTTTAGAGCAAAAAATCCAGGAGGATAATCAAAAATTCAATGCGAAAGATATGATCATGAGCCACATTAGCGATGCTAATGAGTGGCATTTGTGGACATTGAACGAAGGAACTCCAGAAGAAAAACACGTTTCTATACCATTGCCTGTTATTATTAAAGACAAAAACGGACTTCATACTTTCATGTCTAGTGCAATTGCGCACGGTCATGAGCACGAAGGTTACACTTTAGATCATGGTATTGTAAAATCAACGCAAGGTTTAGAACAAGCAAAATTATTCTCGGTAATGAGCGGAAAACATAATTCAGATAATGCTTTTTATGATTTCTCGATTACGAAAAATGTAGCAGCAATCTTTATTTCGATATTTTTCATGCTGTTAATTTTCATAGGAATGGCGAGAGGTTATGCTAAATCTTTAGTTCCAAGTGGAGCTGGTAGATTTATGGAGCCTTTAATTCTATTTATTCGTGATGAAGTTGCGATTCCAAATATTGGCGCAAAAAAATATAAGAAATACATGCCTTATTTATTGACTGTATTTTTCTTTATTTGGTTTAACAATATGTTTGGTTTAATTCCCTTTGCACCATTTGGTTATAACTTGACAGGTAATATTGCGACAACAGCGGTTTTGGCAATCATTACTTTGTTGATAACTGTCTTCAGTGCAAACAAAGATTACTGGAAGCATATTTTTATGCCGCCAGTACCATTGTTATTGTACCCAATCATGGTTCCTATTGAAATCATTGGGGTTTTCACGAAGCCATTTGCCTTGATGATGCGACTTTTTGCGAACATCACGGCAGGTCACATCATGATTTTGGCAATTATGTCCTTGATCTTTATTTTTAAAACACCGCTTTTAGGTTTTGCATCGGTTCCATTGGGATTATTTATTTCTGTATTGGAATTATTGGTGGCAGCACTTCAGGCATATATTTTTACCGTTCTTTCCGCTTTGTTTATTGGTATAGCAGTACAGGAGCACGAGCACGAAGGAGCACATTAG
- a CDS encoding ATP synthase F0 subunit C has protein sequence MEVISQGVGLIYVGIGLAVLGVGLGIGQIGAHAMDAIARQPEQAGKIQGAMLIAAGLIEGAGLIAIIFGAFVK, from the coding sequence ATGGAAGTGATTTCACAAGGAGTTGGACTTATTTACGTAGGAATCGGTTTGGCAGTATTAGGCGTAGGTCTAGGTATTGGTCAAATTGGTGCACATGCTATGGATGCTATCGCAAGACAGCCAGAACAAGCAGGTAAAATTCAAGGAGCAATGCTTATTGCTGCTGGACTTATCGAGGGTGCTGGTTTGATCGCGATCATCTTCGGAGCGTTCGTAAAATAA
- the atpF gene encoding F0F1 ATP synthase subunit B, producing the protein MIEPGIGLLFWMTLTFVILLILLAKFAWKPILGAINEREVTIVDSLNQAKLARQEVENLKAENDIIIREAKVERDQILKEAREIKDRIVGEAKDAARNEGDKMIEAARQTIQAEKSAAVSEIKSQIGTLSVNIAESILKKNLDNDSAQDALVANILNTSNLN; encoded by the coding sequence ATGATAGAACCGGGAATAGGCTTATTGTTTTGGATGACTTTAACCTTTGTGATCCTTTTGATTTTATTGGCCAAATTTGCGTGGAAACCAATCTTAGGTGCGATCAATGAAAGAGAAGTTACGATTGTAGACTCTCTAAATCAGGCAAAATTAGCCCGCCAGGAAGTTGAAAACTTGAAAGCTGAAAATGATATTATCATCCGCGAAGCAAAAGTAGAGCGTGATCAAATTTTGAAAGAAGCCAGAGAAATCAAAGACCGTATCGTAGGTGAAGCAAAAGATGCTGCGAGAAATGAAGGTGATAAAATGATTGAAGCGGCAAGACAAACCATTCAGGCAGAAAAATCTGCAGCTGTTTCTGAGATTAAAAGTCAGATTGGAACTTTGTCTGTAAACATCGCAGAATCTATCTTGAAAAAGAATTTAGATAACGATAGCGCACAAGATGCTTTGGTTGCAAATATTCTTAACACTTCTAACTTAAACTAG
- the atpH gene encoding ATP synthase F1 subunit delta, translating into MVTSKVAKRYAQGLLNFTQEAGSTSSVFPEMKDLVNTIDKSRELQNFFSSPIVDSKKKVSIAHEIFKDFSPVTRNLIEMVIKHGRESHLINIGQEYINKVEDMNGVQRITLTSATPLSEENIQNILKSTDLVNHQNQFDVKSIINPEILGGYILRVGDQQVDASVKSKLSRLKKEFQLN; encoded by the coding sequence ATGGTTACCAGTAAAGTAGCAAAAAGATATGCGCAAGGTCTTCTAAATTTCACACAGGAAGCAGGAAGTACATCTTCTGTATTTCCAGAAATGAAAGATCTTGTCAATACGATTGATAAATCCAGGGAATTGCAGAATTTCTTCAGCTCTCCAATTGTAGATTCTAAGAAAAAAGTAAGTATTGCCCATGAAATCTTTAAAGATTTTTCTCCGGTAACACGCAATCTTATTGAGATGGTGATTAAGCATGGCAGAGAATCTCATTTGATCAATATCGGTCAGGAATACATCAACAAAGTTGAAGATATGAACGGAGTACAAAGAATAACTTTGACTTCCGCGACGCCACTTTCAGAAGAAAATATCCAAAATATTTTGAAGTCTACAGATCTTGTAAATCATCAAAATCAATTTGACGTAAAATCAATCATCAATCCTGAAATTTTGGGAGGATATATTTTACGAGTGGGTGACCAGCAAGTTGACGCTTCGGTAAAATCGAAATTAAGCCGACTGAAAAAAGAATTTCAATTAAATTAA
- the atpA gene encoding F0F1 ATP synthase subunit alpha, whose translation MAEINPAEVSAILKQQLANFETQSNVEEVGTVLTIGDGIALVYGLENVQYGELVKFQSGVEGIVLNLAEDNVGVALLGESKLVKEGDTVNRTKRISSIKVGEGMLGRVVDTLGNPIDGKGPITGETYEMPLERKAPGVIFRQPVTEPLQTGIVAIDSMIPVGRGQRELIIGDRQTGKTVVAIDTIINQREFYDAGEPVFCIYVAIGQKGSTVAQIVKTLEDKGALAYTVIVAANASDPAPMQVYAPMAGAAIGEFFRDTGRPALIVYDDLSKQAVAYRELSLLLRRPPGREAYPGDVFYLHSRLLERAAKVIKDDKIAAQMNDLPEPLRPLVKGGGSLTALPIIETQAGDVSAYIPTNVISITDGQIFLETDLFNSGVRPAINVGISVSRVGGNAQIKSMKKVSGTLKLDQAQYKELEAFAKFGSDLDASTQAVISKGERNVELLKQPVNSPLPVDSQVAMIYAGTENLLRNIPIRKVKEFQKEYVEFLRSKHPETMAAIKAGKIDNDITGILKQAATELASKYN comes from the coding sequence ATGGCAGAAATAAATCCGGCAGAAGTATCTGCAATTCTTAAACAACAGCTCGCCAACTTCGAGACACAGTCTAATGTAGAAGAAGTAGGTACCGTATTAACAATAGGTGATGGTATCGCATTGGTGTACGGTTTAGAAAACGTACAATACGGGGAATTGGTAAAATTCCAGAGTGGTGTTGAAGGTATCGTTTTGAATCTTGCAGAAGACAATGTAGGGGTAGCTCTTTTGGGTGAATCTAAATTGGTTAAGGAAGGTGATACCGTAAACAGAACCAAAAGAATTTCATCAATTAAAGTAGGTGAAGGAATGTTGGGTAGAGTAGTTGATACTTTAGGAAACCCAATTGATGGTAAAGGACCAATCACTGGTGAAACTTACGAAATGCCTTTGGAAAGAAAAGCTCCGGGAGTAATTTTCCGTCAGCCGGTAACTGAGCCACTTCAAACAGGTATTGTTGCGATTGATTCAATGATTCCAGTAGGAAGAGGACAAAGAGAATTAATCATCGGTGACCGTCAGACAGGTAAAACTGTTGTAGCGATTGACACGATCATTAATCAAAGAGAATTTTATGATGCAGGTGAACCTGTATTCTGTATATATGTAGCCATTGGACAGAAAGGTTCAACGGTTGCTCAAATTGTAAAAACATTAGAAGACAAAGGCGCTTTAGCTTATACCGTAATAGTAGCAGCAAACGCCTCTGATCCAGCTCCGATGCAGGTTTATGCACCAATGGCTGGAGCCGCAATCGGTGAGTTCTTCCGTGATACTGGTCGTCCAGCACTGATCGTTTATGATGATTTATCTAAACAAGCCGTTGCTTACCGTGAACTTTCTCTATTGTTGAGAAGACCACCGGGCCGTGAAGCTTATCCAGGTGACGTTTTCTACCTTCACTCCAGATTGTTGGAACGCGCAGCGAAAGTAATTAAAGATGATAAAATCGCAGCACAAATGAACGATTTACCAGAACCATTGAGACCATTGGTGAAAGGTGGTGGTTCATTAACCGCACTTCCTATTATTGAAACGCAGGCAGGTGACGTTTCGGCATATATTCCAACCAACGTAATTTCGATTACCGACGGTCAGATTTTCTTGGAAACAGATTTATTTAATTCAGGAGTTCGTCCGGCAATTAACGTAGGTATTTCAGTATCGCGTGTTGGAGGTAATGCTCAAATTAAGTCAATGAAAAAAGTTTCTGGAACATTGAAATTAGACCAGGCACAATACAAAGAACTTGAAGCGTTTGCTAAATTTGGTTCTGACTTAGATGCTTCAACGCAAGCGGTTATTTCTAAAGGTGAAAGAAACGTGGAACTTTTGAAACAGCCAGTAAACTCTCCACTTCCGGTGGACAGCCAGGTTGCAATGATTTATGCAGGAACTGAAAATCTATTAAGAAATATTCCGATTAGAAAAGTAAAAGAATTCCAGAAAGAATATGTGGAATTTTTAAGATCAAAACATCCTGAAACAATGGCAGCGATTAAAGCTGGTAAAATCGACAACGATATTACAGGAATTTTGAAACAAGCCGCTACAGAATTGGCGTCTAAATACAACTAA
- the atpG gene encoding ATP synthase F1 subunit gamma: MANLKEIRGRITSISSTMQITSAMKMVSAAKLKKATDAIVMLRPYSEKLQEIIENVSSTTDLEGVSTYTEAREVKKVLYIVVTSNKGLAGAFNSSVIKQLNHALANTTEEIEILTVGKKVYDAVRRSKKVYDNQSAIFDGMSFEVVSNFVENVMRDYREGSFDKVYVIYNKFVNAATQEVKTEQVLPIKMPEKKEALNTDYLFEKSAKEILDVLMPKSIKTQIYKSILDSVASEHGARMTAMHKATDNAEALRNDLKIFYNKARQAAITNEILEIVGGAEALKNS, encoded by the coding sequence ATGGCAAACTTAAAGGAAATACGAGGAAGGATTACTTCGATCTCTTCAACAATGCAAATCACGAGTGCGATGAAAATGGTTTCCGCTGCGAAACTAAAGAAAGCCACCGATGCTATTGTGATGTTGAGACCTTACTCAGAAAAATTACAGGAAATCATTGAGAACGTAAGTTCTACAACTGATCTTGAAGGCGTATCAACATACACCGAAGCAAGAGAAGTTAAAAAAGTGCTTTATATTGTAGTGACTTCTAATAAGGGACTTGCAGGTGCATTTAATTCATCGGTGATTAAACAGCTTAATCACGCTTTGGCAAATACTACTGAAGAAATTGAAATTCTGACGGTTGGTAAAAAAGTTTATGATGCCGTTCGTCGCAGTAAAAAAGTATACGACAATCAAAGTGCTATTTTTGATGGAATGAGTTTCGAAGTCGTTTCTAATTTCGTGGAAAACGTAATGAGAGATTACCGCGAAGGCAGCTTCGACAAAGTATATGTGATTTACAATAAATTTGTAAATGCAGCTACACAGGAAGTTAAAACTGAGCAGGTTCTCCCCATAAAAATGCCGGAGAAGAAAGAAGCTTTGAATACCGATTATCTTTTTGAGAAAAGTGCAAAGGAAATATTGGATGTTTTAATGCCAAAATCCATTAAAACTCAAATCTATAAATCGATTTTAGATTCAGTTGCATCGGAGCACGGCGCTCGTATGACTGCCATGCATAAAGCAACAGACAATGCTGAAGCCCTTAGAAATGATTTGAAAATATTTTATAATAAAGCCCGTCAGGCAGCGATTACAAATGAAATTTTAGAAATTGTAGGTGGAGCAGAAGCATTGAAGAATTCTTAA
- a CDS encoding hemolysin family protein: MDSDILKLVLAVFLVLLNGFFVAAEFSIVKVRYSQIQLKAAEGHSMAKQAEHIIKHLDEYLSATQLGITLASLGLGFVGESALHHIFENLFKYFDLAVAPATVTTISLVSSFLLITVMHIVFGELIPKSIAIRKSESTTMFIAAPLRIFYTVFKPFIWSMNHMSNAFLRLIKIHPASDQEIHSTEELQLLVKQSADSGAIEEENYEIIKNAFDFTDHSAKQIMVPRQNISSIDLDEPVEDIISVIMEGGYSRLPVYRDSIDNIIGIFYAKEIIREYVKRKGVINHADLEDLMRDPFFVVGSKKISDLLKVFQQKKQHLAVVIDEFGGTEGIVTLEDILEELVGEIQDEEDDEERIVDKVGENVFWVKATQPLDEINESLPKMFPLSEDGEYNTLAGFILHELQDIPEENQEFNINDYHVKILKMQNKSVDLIELTYEEPSIINDFANEIGEI; the protein is encoded by the coding sequence ATGGATTCGGACATACTCAAGCTTGTACTAGCTGTATTCTTAGTATTACTCAATGGTTTTTTCGTAGCCGCAGAATTCTCAATCGTTAAAGTTCGTTACTCCCAAATCCAGCTGAAAGCAGCAGAAGGTCATTCTATGGCCAAACAGGCAGAGCACATCATCAAACATCTTGATGAATATCTTTCTGCTACGCAATTGGGAATTACGCTAGCATCTTTAGGATTAGGTTTTGTGGGTGAAAGCGCCTTACATCATATTTTCGAAAACTTATTTAAATATTTTGATCTTGCCGTCGCACCTGCGACCGTTACAACAATATCGTTGGTATCTAGTTTTTTACTGATCACCGTAATGCATATCGTTTTCGGAGAACTTATTCCTAAATCTATTGCGATAAGAAAATCTGAATCTACGACAATGTTTATTGCTGCGCCGTTGCGAATTTTTTATACGGTTTTTAAACCATTTATTTGGTCGATGAATCATATGTCGAATGCTTTTTTGCGTTTGATAAAAATTCATCCTGCTTCAGACCAGGAAATTCACTCGACTGAAGAATTACAATTGCTGGTAAAGCAATCTGCAGATTCGGGCGCGATTGAAGAAGAGAATTACGAAATCATAAAAAATGCTTTTGATTTTACAGATCATTCTGCGAAACAAATTATGGTGCCTCGACAGAACATTTCTTCTATTGATTTAGATGAACCTGTTGAAGATATTATATCGGTCATCATGGAAGGTGGTTATTCCAGACTTCCGGTTTACAGAGATTCAATTGATAATATCATCGGGATATTTTATGCGAAAGAAATTATCCGTGAATATGTAAAGCGAAAAGGGGTAATCAATCATGCAGATTTAGAAGACTTAATGCGCGATCCATTTTTTGTGGTCGGCAGCAAAAAGATTTCTGATTTACTGAAAGTTTTTCAACAGAAAAAGCAGCATTTAGCAGTTGTAATTGATGAGTTTGGTGGGACAGAAGGAATTGTAACACTAGAAGATATCTTAGAAGAATTGGTAGGTGAAATTCAGGATGAGGAAGATGATGAAGAGCGAATAGTAGATAAAGTTGGCGAAAATGTTTTTTGGGTAAAGGCCACACAACCTTTAGATGAAATTAATGAAAGCTTACCAAAAATGTTCCCACTTTCAGAAGACGGTGAATACAACACTTTAGCCGGATTTATATTACACGAGTTGCAGGATATTCCAGAAGAAAATCAAGAATTTAATATCAATGATTATCACGTAAAAATTCTGAAAATGCAGAATAAAAGTGTTGATTTAATTGAATTGACTTACGAAGAACCAAGCATCATTAATGATTTTGCGAATGAAATTGGAGAAATTTAA